CGACGTGTATAAAGCGTTTCAATCGGGAGATATTGCCGCGGCTCGGAAAGCGCAGGTTAAAGCAACGAAATTGGCGATGATTATGAAATGCGGCGCGAATATGTCCATATTCAAAAATATCTTAACGATGCGCGGTATTCGCGGCGGATACATGCGCCGACCGCTTCTCGATTTGACTGCCGAGCAGGTTGCGGAACTGAAAAAAGAAGTTGCATCGTATTTGTAATTGCAAATACGGTGTAGAGGTATATGGCTTTTTATGGAGGTAGTATGAAAAGAATCGGAATACTGTGTCTGCTTTCGGCAGCGGTAATTTCTTGGAGCTTTGCTCTGGGTAATGGAGACAATGTCAAATTTCCCGGCAACAAACAGATTTCTCTGATCGTTCCGTATTCTGCGGGCGGTGCGTCCGATACGACGGCGCGCATCTATGCATCGGAACTTGAAAAAGCGCTCCCCGGTACGATCACCGTGAGCAATATCACCGGCGCGTCGGGAGCGACGGGATTGACGCGGGTCAAAAACGCAAAGGCCGACGGCTACACGATCGCGTATATGCCCGTCGAATCGACGATGCTCCGCGCACTCGGTCTTACCGATTTGAGCACCGACGATTTCAAATTTATCGGACGGGCGATGACGATTCCGTCGGCCGTCACGGTAAAGGCGGATTCTCCGTGGAAGACGATTGAAGATTTCATCGCGTATGCGAAAGCGAATCCGGGAAAAGTCCGCGTCGGAAATTCCGGAACGGGATCCATCTGGCATGTCGCGGCCGCTTCGGTCGAAGATAAATGCGGCGTTAAATTTACGCACGTTCCGTTTGAAGGCGCGGCTCCTGCCGTAACCGCTCTTGCCGGCGGCAATATCGAAGCGGTTACCGTTTCTCCGTCGGAAGTACAAAGCCTCGTCAACGACGGTAAACTGAGAGTTTTAATAATTCTCGGCGAAGGCCGTTCGTCCGTCGTTCCGAATGTACCGACCGCCCGCGAAAAAGGCATCGACATTGCGATTCAGGGCTGGGGTGCGTTTGCCGTTCCGAAGGGTACGCCCGCTGAAATCGTGAGTATCCTCGAAAAAGCGTCCTTCGTCGCGCTTAATTCCGCGCCGGTAAAAGAACTGCTTGCATCGCGCGGTTTCGAACACGCGTATTTGAGCGGTTCCGATATGGATGCCGCCGCCGCAAAAGAATTGAGCTATTACGGAAAATTGATTCCCGCATTGCTCAAAAAATAATGCTTTGCCGATCGGGGCTGACCAAAAACTTCAGTTTTTGGTCAGCTTCCTTAAATGTACTATGCGACGTTTAAAATTAAGTCATTACAATATAAAGACTTAATTTTAAACTCGACAGGCTGTCGAGAAAGTAACCGACTTTTGAGACAGCCCCGATTTTTATCGTATGAAAAGGAGGTCGCCGTTATGCGCAAGGGTGATGCGATATCCGGTATTGTGATAACGCTTTTGGGTTTCGGAGTGGTCATTTATACGCTTGCGGAAAATACGATGCGTTTTAACGCGCAAACTTCCGACGGAGTTCCGGGAGCCGGTTTTTTTCCCGTGCTGCTCGGATCCGTTTTAGGGATTCTCGGCATCGTTTTACTGATTCGCAGCATCCGTGAAAAGATCGAAAAAGCACAGTCTGCCGCTGCAAGTGAAGAAACAAAAAAAAATATTAAAATGCTCGTACTGACGATAACGGCCATCGTCGTATTTTTTATTTTATGGCAGCTTACGAAATTATTTATTTTGTGGGCGCTTGCGCTTGTGGTTTTTCTCAATTTTATATTTGAGCGTACGTGGAAATTCAATATCATCTATTCGGTCGTGTTTGTCGCTTTTATCTATCTGGCCTTTGTCGTAGGCTTTTCCATTCAATTTAATATCTAAAAAATGACAGATAGTATACGGGAGTATGTATGACACTCGAAATTTTTGCCAAGGCTTTTTTTGAACTTTGTACGCCGTCGGTTTTATTGTTTTTATGTCTCGGAGTCGTAATCGGTACGGTGATCGGCGCGCTGCCGGGTTTGTCCGCAACGATGGGCATCGCCATTATGACGCCGATTACATTTTGGTTTCCGCCGGCAAACGGATTCGCGCTGCTTATGGGGCTGTGGAACGCTGCGATTTTTTCCGGAGGCATTTCCGCGATTTTAATAAATACGCCGGGAACGCCCGCTTCCATAAGTCAATCGCTCGACGGCTATCAGATGTACCGGCAGGGAAAAGGCGGTCTCGCGCTCGGCGTAAACGTCATCTATTCGTTTATGGGCGGCATATTTTCGACGCTGTGTCTCATTTTGTTTTCCACGCCGATCGCGAATTTTACCGTAACGTTCAATGCACCCGAGTACTGTATGCTCGCGCTTTTCGGTCTTTCGATGATGATCGCGGTATCCACCGGCAACGTGCTCAAAGGTACGATTCTCGGCGTTGCAGGCATCCTGCTCAGCTGTGTAGGACTTGATCCTCTGCTTGCCATACCGCGTTTTACTTTCGGTTCGGTCGACCTGCTCGCCGGCATTTCATTTATCCCTGTTATGATCGGTATGTTCGGCATCGGCGAAGTGCTGTATCAGATGTATTCGCGAAACCGCACGGAAGAAGCGGCGGAAATGAAAGCGCGGAAAGTCAATCTTGCGCTCGGCCGCGTTTTACCGTCGTTTAAGGAATTCAAAGAACTCACGATACCGACGCTTATCGGTGCCGTCGAAGGAACGCTCATCGGCGCGATTCCCGCAGCGGGCGGCGACATCGCATCGATCATCTCGTGGGGCAATGCAAAAAAAATGAGTAAACATCCCGAAGAATACGGAAAGGGTTCGCTTGAAGGGCTCGCCGTTTCTTCGACTGCAAACAATGCGGTTATCGGAGGAGCGATGACGACGATGATGACGCTCGGTATTCCCGGCGATTCGGTTACCGCCATCCTTATCGGCTCTTTGACGATGTACGGTATGCAGCCGGGTTTGAAAATGTTTACGGAAAATGCCGACTTTACCGCAAAGATTATGCTGCTTATGCTGCTTGCGAATGTCGTCTTTTTGATCTTCGGTCTCGTTACCGCAAAAGCATCCGCGAAAGTGCTGAACGTTTCGCAGCCGACCGTTTGGACGGCGGTATGCCTTTTGTGCGTTGTCGGATCTTATGCGTTGAATAATAATTTTTTCGACGTTATCGTCATGTTTGCCGCTGCTCTTCTCGGCTTTGTGTGCAAAGTATATGATTTCCCGACGGGGCCCTTTGTGCTCGGACTGCTCCTCGGCAATATGATGGAAGCGAACTTCCGCCGTGCGCTCGTGATGAGCCACGGGAAGCTCATGACTTTCGTGCAGCGACCCGTTTCCTGCGTGCTTTTGATCGCGACGATTCTCGCGTTCTCTTGGCCGGTTATTAAAAACATAATCGATGCGCGGAAGGGCAGTGCGCGAAAGGCGGGGTAAAAGCATACGCGCATTATTCGGCATCGCTAAACGATTCGATTTTTAGAGGTGCTGTTTGTTGCGAGCGGATTTCTTTATATGCGTATGCATACGTCGGTTATGCCGAACGGCACCGGCTATTTCAAAGCGTTTGAAGACGTGCTTGCAAAACGGGGCGACAAATTTACAGCGCTTATGGATACCGAAGCGAAGAGTTTGATCATGGACGGCAGCGATGTCGTCGGCGTGAATGCGGTCGGCAAAGCGGGAAACAAAGTGACGCTGCACGCGAAAAAAGGCGTTATCCTTGCAACCGGAGGTTTTGCCGGAAATGTACAGATGCGGCAAAAATATTGTCAAACCGGCAAGTGGCCCGATTTAAGCGAAAAAGTCATTACGACAAATGTGGCGAGCGTTACCGGAGACGGCATTTTTATGGCACAGGATGCGGGCGCCGAACTCATCAATATGGAACAGATACAGTTGTTGCCGTATGCAAATCCGTGGACGGGCGCGACAAGCGATATTACGCTCACATACAGCGCAAGCATGTATATAAATAAAGAAGGAAGGCGCTTTGTTCGTGAAGACGGCCGCCGCGACGAAATGTCTCTTGCAATTATCGCGCAGCCCGACGGTCTTATGTATCAGCTGTTCAGCGCGGACACCGTACCCGATCCTGCGAAAGGCAAGACGCTCGGCGGTAAAAGCGTCGCGTACTTTCTCGACAATCATCTGGCGGGATACGTATCGGGCGCGACGCTTGCGGATTTGGCAAAAACGCTCAATATGGATGCCTCCGTTTTGCAAAAAACGGTCGATGATTTTAATACCTATGTCGACGGTTCGGCAAAAGATCCGCTCGGGCGCATTACATGGACGAAAAAATTGGTTACCGGTCCGTGGTATGCGTATCCGAGAAAGCCTGCAACGCATCACACGATGGGCGGCATCAACGTCGATAACGATGCGCATGCACTTCGTGCAGACGGCACGATTATCAAAGGCTTATATTGTGCGGGAGAAATTACCGGAAATTATCACGGCGCAAACAGGCTCGGCGGCAACGCTATCGTCGATTTTTGCGTAAACGGTCGTAAAGCGGGCGCGAACGCAGCGACAGGCAAGTGATCGTCCGTTCTAAAAGCAGACCTTTCGGAAGGGCTTAGAAGTGCGGACGATAGTGTGCGGACGGCACCCCCTTATTCGGGGTGCCGTTTTTTATGCGGGAGCCTCTGCCCCCGTCTTGCCCTAACTCGCGTAAAATCATATCTTTACATTATGTCCGATACAGCAGCTTGCAAATCTCCTCCGCTCTATGCAAGAGGTACCGTCATATTCTGTGAAAAAGAAAAAGGCGCGCGTCCCGAAGGAAGCGTTTTTCTGCTGAAAGTCTGCGTACCGAAGTCGGCAGCTAGGCACTGTCAGTCGATGCCGTCTTCGATTCTGCAAGCTGTAAACCCTTCCGCCGTGCCGCAGGAAGCCGCGAATGCTGTCAGTACCGTATGCGGCGGAAGTTCGCCGAGCGCGCAGTCCGGCATGCCGCTTCCGGGGCAGTTTTATATGCTGCGCGCGGAAAGGTCGAGTGTGCTTTTGGGGCGCCCGGTCAGCGTATTTCATGCCGAAGCGTGCGCGGACGAAATCGAAGTACAGTTTCTCATCCTCGTAAAGGGGCGCGGTACGCGGGAGTTGTGCGCGCTGAAAGCGGGAGATGCAGTACTGATGCTCGGCCCCGTCGGCAACACTTTTCCCTTTCCCGAAAACGATACAAAAGTCTGTATTGCAGGCGGCGGTATCGGCGTCGCGCCCGTAGCTGCTTTTGCCGAAACGCTTCCGCCCGGCTCTTACGATTTTTTTGCGAGCTTTAAAAGCGGCTCCTACGGTTTGGAGCATATTCGCCCGGAAAAATTAATAATTACGACGGACGACGGAAGCGAAGGCGTTCACGGCATGCTTCCCGCAGCCCTTACCGAAGATGCGCTCCGTGCGGGAGGTTACGGCGCCGTGTATGCGTGCGGGCCTACGCCTATGCTTTCGTATGTAAAGCGCATAGCCGAAAGCGCAGGTATCCCGTGTTATATAAGCATGGAAAGCCGAATGGCTTGCGGTATGGGTGTCTGCCTCGGCTGCACGATTCACACGAGCGAAGGCAATAAGCGCTGCTGCAAAGACGGCCCCGTTTTCGACAGCCGCATCCTCGAATTTCCGAAGCCCGTATCGAAGCCTGCTCGAAAAGCGCTCGACGGAGTACCCGATTTTTCGATTGCGATCGGGGGCGTGCGTTTAAAAAATCCCGTCATCGCGTCTTCGGGGACTTTCGGATTCGGCACGGAATACGCTTCCGTTTTCGACGTCGGAAAACTCGGCGGCATTGCGAGCAAGGGTTTGACGCTCGAAGCGCGCGAAGGAAATACGGGCATCCGCTTGTGGGAAACGCCTTCGGGTCTCATGAATTCGATCGGGCTGCAAAATCCGGGCATCGCTCATTTTATCGATTTCGAACTGCCGGAAATGCTCAAACTGAAAACGGTGGCGATCGCGAACCTCTCCGGTTCGACACTCGAAACGTATATCGAAGGCGCAAAGCTGCTCGATAAAAGTGCTGTCCCGATCATCGAACTGAATATTTCCTGTCCGAACGTTGCGGCCGGAGGAGCGGCGTGGGGCATGACGTGTGCGAATGCGGAAACTGCGGTGCGCGAAGTGCGCGCCGTAACGAAAAAACCGCTCATCGTAAAGCTTACGCCGCAAGCGCCCGATTTTACGGGTGTCGCGCTCGCCTGCATCCGCTCGGGTGCGGATGCGCTCAGCATCGGAAACTCCTTTCAAGGCGTCGCCGTCGACATAGAGTGCGG
This Treponema socranskii subsp. buccale DNA region includes the following protein-coding sequences:
- a CDS encoding tripartite tricarboxylate transporter substrate binding protein encodes the protein MKRIGILCLLSAAVISWSFALGNGDNVKFPGNKQISLIVPYSAGGASDTTARIYASELEKALPGTITVSNITGASGATGLTRVKNAKADGYTIAYMPVESTMLRALGLTDLSTDDFKFIGRAMTIPSAVTVKADSPWKTIEDFIAYAKANPGKVRVGNSGTGSIWHVAAASVEDKCGVKFTHVPFEGAAPAVTALAGGNIEAVTVSPSEVQSLVNDGKLRVLIILGEGRSSVVPNVPTAREKGIDIAIQGWGAFAVPKGTPAEIVSILEKASFVALNSAPVKELLASRGFEHAYLSGSDMDAAAAKELSYYGKLIPALLKK
- a CDS encoding tripartite tricarboxylate transporter TctB family protein yields the protein MRKGDAISGIVITLLGFGVVIYTLAENTMRFNAQTSDGVPGAGFFPVLLGSVLGILGIVLLIRSIREKIEKAQSAAASEETKKNIKMLVLTITAIVVFFILWQLTKLFILWALALVVFLNFIFERTWKFNIIYSVVFVAFIYLAFVVGFSIQFNI
- a CDS encoding tripartite tricarboxylate transporter permease — translated: MTLEIFAKAFFELCTPSVLLFLCLGVVIGTVIGALPGLSATMGIAIMTPITFWFPPANGFALLMGLWNAAIFSGGISAILINTPGTPASISQSLDGYQMYRQGKGGLALGVNVIYSFMGGIFSTLCLILFSTPIANFTVTFNAPEYCMLALFGLSMMIAVSTGNVLKGTILGVAGILLSCVGLDPLLAIPRFTFGSVDLLAGISFIPVMIGMFGIGEVLYQMYSRNRTEEAAEMKARKVNLALGRVLPSFKEFKELTIPTLIGAVEGTLIGAIPAAGGDIASIISWGNAKKMSKHPEEYGKGSLEGLAVSSTANNAVIGGAMTTMMTLGIPGDSVTAILIGSLTMYGMQPGLKMFTENADFTAKIMLLMLLANVVFLIFGLVTAKASAKVLNVSQPTVWTAVCLLCVVGSYALNNNFFDVIVMFAAALLGFVCKVYDFPTGPFVLGLLLGNMMEANFRRALVMSHGKLMTFVQRPVSCVLLIATILAFSWPVIKNIIDARKGSARKAG
- a CDS encoding FAD-dependent oxidoreductase; protein product: MRMHTSVMPNGTGYFKAFEDVLAKRGDKFTALMDTEAKSLIMDGSDVVGVNAVGKAGNKVTLHAKKGVILATGGFAGNVQMRQKYCQTGKWPDLSEKVITTNVASVTGDGIFMAQDAGAELINMEQIQLLPYANPWTGATSDITLTYSASMYINKEGRRFVREDGRRDEMSLAIIAQPDGLMYQLFSADTVPDPAKGKTLGGKSVAYFLDNHLAGYVSGATLADLAKTLNMDASVLQKTVDDFNTYVDGSAKDPLGRITWTKKLVTGPWYAYPRKPATHHTMGGINVDNDAHALRADGTIIKGLYCAGEITGNYHGANRLGGNAIVDFCVNGRKAGANAATGK
- a CDS encoding dihydroorotate dehydrogenase; translated protein: MSDTAACKSPPLYARGTVIFCEKEKGARPEGSVFLLKVCVPKSAARHCQSMPSSILQAVNPSAVPQEAANAVSTVCGGSSPSAQSGMPLPGQFYMLRAERSSVLLGRPVSVFHAEACADEIEVQFLILVKGRGTRELCALKAGDAVLMLGPVGNTFPFPENDTKVCIAGGGIGVAPVAAFAETLPPGSYDFFASFKSGSYGLEHIRPEKLIITTDDGSEGVHGMLPAALTEDALRAGGYGAVYACGPTPMLSYVKRIAESAGIPCYISMESRMACGMGVCLGCTIHTSEGNKRCCKDGPVFDSRILEFPKPVSKPARKALDGVPDFSIAIGGVRLKNPVIASSGTFGFGTEYASVFDVGKLGGIASKGLTLEAREGNTGIRLWETPSGLMNSIGLQNPGIAHFIDFELPEMLKLKTVAIANLSGSTLETYIEGAKLLDKSAVPIIELNISCPNVAAGGAAWGMTCANAETAVREVRAVTKKPLIVKLTPQAPDFTGVALACIRSGADALSIGNSFQGVAVDIECGVPVFDKIKAGFGGPAVRPIAVRLVWETFEAMRSLPPHERVPIVAVGGIEKWEDAVEFIMAGALAVGVGTNTFANPLTMLEVLSGIEAFMKRKGFASVYDMCGIAHER